One Leptospira saintgironsiae DNA window includes the following coding sequences:
- a CDS encoding fibronectin type III domain-containing protein: protein MRNLIRSVGLALAVTGFLAGCQMINKIAGWDEKSNLSFLSLEKAGIFAGSGKSGPSGTTLQSTDGLFSVFIPEGAMDGEESFEITKYDPPSNALPQGYFPTTPLYEITPSYRFKKDVIVTITLDSDKLNSLNLNKKKSQGFVVSQTPEDNNSGRITGGWNAGRTSINGDKITITTRTFSVFGGGTPPAGNNAPNVMGAFYYFKPNCSYLPYMVRTRVIEPDGDPMQVYLLTGTVGNSLVAIPMTPESGNWYSANIPYEAMFEGGIQMQVLAVDSYGNNSTHPTTDPFRYPVDAANSTYTFGFKTDQDNDGYLDAWEVDNGFNPRSATSPTAALFPDSDGDGIPNIADKTPNAEANPPIDSLTLIPSVLKMDVGENVTFAASATFAGQPRFVRPNLVVTGNAVSGVPVGTLTNSTLHANAPGLAGVTASIGSITTTTKVTVVDSVAPSSISDLTATAMTFTQVRLRWTAPGNDSGSGRAAAYEIRRAATAITNNLQCDSAPAIAHSLIPKNSGLPEVLDINGHSPNNTYYYCIRAFDWNGNRSSWTGTVQATTPATPDLTRPGNITNLNAVTVNETSVDLTWTAVGDDNNTGIAAAYDIRKSTNVINTDNDCDGAVSIPNALFGITSGSAITFRVNDLSEDTRYYFCVRAYDEVSNRSSWNGTVSTRTRMSNKAPIVDAGPDQLDRMISQVVNLNGTNSSDPDKGICGANVSNYSYQWRFITRPVGSALLDSNISNGNQLSASFVPDIPGNYLLELSFRDDAGTCFGGARTGIDSIQISAKDLDSIVPDPVSSRSAATVSLDQIQLNWYNVGDDGMVGPVSSYKIGISLSPITNSLECDAAVDSRYPNLDNYVPGQAVSFIIGGLLQNTVYNFCIVAYDDVGNKSPWSGTLSAKTLEGTSGWGTFSSWGTCSTKCGPGNQSRSRICLDPTQGCAGSAVETQGCNLHNCATSVYMANDNGTTPSISCPTGFSRNTSSTFPGYYRRVVFDYFGEGWACGLIPRDDKNYNPTSYYNLSLTGTSATYYYPTNNPPPVENYCISHTLLQNRSITITCTENP from the coding sequence ATGCGTAATCTAATTCGCTCGGTAGGGCTCGCGTTAGCTGTAACAGGCTTCCTTGCGGGCTGCCAAATGATAAACAAAATTGCTGGATGGGATGAAAAATCCAATTTATCTTTCTTGTCCTTGGAAAAGGCAGGAATATTTGCAGGTAGCGGAAAGTCCGGGCCTAGTGGGACCACCTTACAATCTACAGATGGTCTTTTTAGCGTTTTCATTCCAGAAGGTGCTATGGATGGAGAAGAATCTTTTGAGATCACTAAATATGACCCTCCATCAAACGCTCTTCCTCAAGGTTATTTTCCTACAACTCCTTTGTATGAAATAACTCCTTCATATCGATTTAAGAAAGATGTTATCGTTACAATCACATTAGATTCCGATAAATTAAATTCTTTGAATTTAAATAAGAAGAAGTCCCAAGGTTTTGTGGTAAGCCAGACTCCTGAGGACAATAATTCAGGAAGAATTACTGGAGGTTGGAACGCTGGAAGAACGTCAATTAATGGTGATAAAATTACTATTACTACTCGTACATTTTCCGTATTCGGAGGGGGAACTCCTCCAGCAGGAAATAATGCTCCGAATGTAATGGGAGCATTCTATTATTTTAAACCGAATTGTTCTTATTTACCTTATATGGTAAGAACTAGAGTGATAGAACCGGATGGAGATCCTATGCAGGTATATCTTCTTACCGGAACTGTCGGCAATAGTCTTGTTGCTATTCCTATGACTCCCGAATCAGGTAACTGGTACAGCGCGAATATTCCGTATGAGGCTATGTTCGAAGGCGGAATCCAGATGCAGGTCTTAGCGGTGGATTCTTATGGAAATAATTCAACTCATCCGACTACAGATCCTTTTAGATATCCGGTAGACGCTGCGAATTCTACTTATACTTTCGGATTTAAAACAGACCAAGATAACGACGGATATCTGGATGCTTGGGAAGTGGATAACGGTTTTAATCCACGTAGCGCTACTTCTCCAACTGCAGCTTTATTTCCTGATTCTGACGGGGATGGTATTCCGAATATCGCAGATAAGACTCCGAATGCAGAAGCCAATCCTCCTATCGATAGTTTAACTTTGATACCTTCTGTTCTGAAAATGGATGTGGGGGAGAATGTTACATTTGCTGCATCTGCAACTTTTGCCGGTCAGCCTCGTTTTGTTCGTCCGAATTTAGTAGTTACTGGAAATGCAGTTAGTGGAGTTCCTGTTGGTACTTTAACAAATTCTACATTACATGCGAATGCTCCAGGACTTGCTGGAGTGACTGCAAGTATCGGAAGTATCACTACTACTACAAAAGTAACCGTAGTGGATTCCGTTGCTCCAAGTTCTATCTCTGACTTGACTGCGACTGCTATGACATTCACACAAGTAAGGCTTCGTTGGACTGCTCCAGGTAATGATAGCGGTTCCGGTCGTGCTGCTGCGTATGAGATTAGAAGGGCGGCTACTGCAATCACTAATAATCTTCAGTGTGATTCTGCACCTGCGATCGCACATTCTTTAATACCTAAAAATTCAGGTTTACCTGAAGTATTGGATATCAATGGACATTCTCCGAATAACACTTACTATTATTGTATTCGTGCATTCGATTGGAATGGGAATAGAAGTTCTTGGACAGGAACTGTTCAAGCAACAACTCCGGCTACTCCTGACTTAACTCGTCCAGGAAATATCACCAACTTAAATGCAGTTACTGTAAACGAAACTTCAGTGGACTTAACTTGGACTGCTGTAGGAGATGATAATAATACCGGCATTGCTGCTGCGTATGATATTCGTAAATCTACGAATGTGATCAATACGGATAATGATTGTGATGGAGCTGTCTCTATTCCGAATGCGTTATTTGGAATTACTTCCGGATCCGCGATTACATTTAGAGTAAACGATCTTTCGGAAGATACCAGATATTATTTCTGCGTGAGAGCATACGACGAAGTAAGTAATCGTAGTAGTTGGAACGGAACTGTTTCTACAAGAACACGCATGAGTAATAAAGCTCCTATCGTGGACGCAGGACCGGATCAATTAGATAGAATGATTTCTCAAGTCGTGAACTTGAATGGAACAAACTCTTCAGATCCTGACAAAGGAATTTGCGGAGCGAATGTATCCAATTATTCTTACCAATGGAGATTTATTACTAGACCGGTAGGTTCTGCATTACTGGATTCAAATATTTCCAACGGGAACCAATTGTCCGCTTCCTTCGTTCCGGATATTCCTGGAAATTATTTACTCGAATTATCCTTTAGAGACGACGCAGGAACCTGTTTTGGTGGAGCAAGGACAGGAATAGATTCAATCCAAATCTCTGCTAAGGACTTGGACAGTATAGTTCCAGATCCTGTTTCGAGTAGATCCGCCGCTACAGTTTCTTTAGATCAGATCCAATTGAATTGGTACAATGTAGGGGATGACGGAATGGTCGGACCTGTATCGAGCTACAAGATCGGTATATCTCTTTCTCCAATTACTAACAGTTTAGAATGTGATGCTGCGGTAGATTCACGTTATCCGAACTTGGACAATTACGTTCCGGGTCAGGCAGTTTCTTTTATCATTGGAGGCTTATTACAGAATACAGTTTATAATTTCTGTATAGTTGCTTATGACGATGTTGGAAACAAAAGCCCATGGAGTGGAACTCTGAGTGCAAAAACTTTGGAAGGAACTTCTGGTTGGGGGACATTCAGTAGTTGGGGAACTTGTAGTACCAAATGTGGGCCGGGTAATCAATCTAGATCTAGGATTTGTTTAGATCCTACTCAAGGTTGTGCAGGTTCTGCAGTAGAGACCCAAGGTTGTAATCTGCACAATTGTGCAACTTCGGTTTATATGGCTAATGATAATGGTACAACTCCGAGTATAAGTTGTCCTACAGGATTCTCGAGAAATACTTCGAGTACATTCCCTGGATATTATAGGAGAGTGGTATTTGATTATTTCGGAGAAGGCTGGGCTTGTGGACTGATTCCAAGGGATGATAAAAATTATAATCCAACTTCCTACTATAATCTTTCGCTAACAGGAACTTCGGCGACTTATTATTATCCTACGAATAATCCTCCTCCAGTGGAGAATTATTGTATTTCTCATACATTACTTCAAAATCGAAGTATTACGATTACTTGTACGGAGAATCCGTAG
- a CDS encoding sensor histidine kinase gives MRSSIFHLLVLLVFMGCSQKTEIYSPQAKDGILDLKDWDRDRFSTVALDGNWEFADGILAPETFTKDGFISVPGAWNSFIKNGKQHEGEGLGTYKLTVLLDKPVKDLAFQIGDISTAFKLFLNGKLLIENGKIGNSREEMIPSYKHPIVLINEESKELNLTLQISNFYHRTGGLRKSIKIGDTLAVFEEKKRQVALGWVVFGATFFMGLYHLILFLMRRVDKSALWFGLFCVDLSIRGFFTGSVFIYEVTPDSFWVYIHKLDILTFVLALPLFSVFLKAVFPDEEFQYYFNNLFIGVSSVFFILVLVLPSTEYMNYIRIFQAFVGISVIYFFIMNAICIFRKREGAILFAIGSLILFVTTLNDILNQSLIIKAEYLASWGLLAFLFSQTVMLSVRFSNAFVRLEELQKSLEQKVTERTKELEEAKHIAEEANSLKDTFLSLATHDLRSPITTVIGILHLIKNDYEQLDDRSLLEWVDRAEYTSSQSLEMIATLLDLNRLKSGSFPLDNSLIYVYPEVEGVLAKLLPQADAKKISIINKIPDDVKLNVDRALFAEIFINLVSNSIKFCRENDTISIGFTNEKNDSEFFVEDTGIGIPKDMIPNLFLTEIKSTRLGTKNESGTGLGLPLVYSIIKAYNGKISVESEEKKGSKFTFCIPIV, from the coding sequence ATGAGATCATCTATCTTTCATTTACTAGTTCTCTTGGTTTTTATGGGATGTTCTCAAAAAACCGAGATCTATTCTCCACAAGCTAAAGATGGAATTTTAGATCTGAAAGATTGGGATAGAGATCGTTTTTCCACTGTTGCCTTAGATGGAAATTGGGAATTTGCGGATGGGATCTTAGCTCCTGAAACTTTTACAAAAGATGGATTCATTTCTGTTCCCGGTGCCTGGAACTCATTTATAAAAAATGGCAAACAACATGAGGGAGAAGGTCTCGGGACTTATAAACTCACAGTCCTACTGGACAAACCAGTAAAAGATCTGGCTTTTCAAATTGGAGATATTTCCACAGCATTCAAACTTTTTCTAAATGGCAAATTGCTGATCGAGAATGGGAAGATCGGAAATTCCAGAGAGGAAATGATTCCTTCTTATAAACATCCAATCGTTTTAATAAACGAAGAATCCAAAGAACTAAATCTCACCTTACAAATATCAAATTTTTATCATAGAACAGGCGGGCTTCGCAAATCTATTAAGATTGGAGATACCTTAGCGGTTTTCGAAGAGAAAAAAAGACAGGTTGCTCTTGGTTGGGTAGTTTTTGGTGCTACATTCTTCATGGGTCTCTATCATTTAATCCTATTCTTGATGAGAAGAGTGGATAAATCCGCTCTTTGGTTCGGATTATTCTGTGTAGATTTAAGTATCAGAGGATTTTTTACAGGATCAGTATTTATATATGAGGTCACACCGGATTCTTTCTGGGTGTATATCCATAAACTGGATATTTTGACGTTTGTTTTGGCCCTTCCATTATTTTCGGTTTTCCTAAAAGCTGTATTTCCGGACGAAGAATTCCAATATTATTTTAATAATCTATTTATAGGAGTTAGCTCCGTATTTTTCATTCTAGTCCTTGTATTACCTTCTACGGAATATATGAACTATATTAGGATATTCCAAGCCTTCGTAGGAATAAGTGTTATTTACTTTTTCATAATGAATGCTATTTGCATTTTCAGGAAAAGAGAAGGCGCTATCCTATTTGCAATAGGCTCTCTTATACTTTTCGTAACCACATTAAACGATATTTTAAACCAAAGTTTAATCATAAAGGCAGAATATTTAGCAAGCTGGGGCCTTCTCGCATTCTTATTCTCTCAAACAGTAATGCTCTCAGTCAGATTTTCAAATGCATTCGTAAGACTGGAAGAACTCCAAAAATCATTGGAACAAAAAGTGACAGAAAGAACGAAAGAATTAGAAGAAGCAAAACATATCGCAGAAGAGGCAAATTCACTCAAGGATACGTTCTTATCATTAGCGACCCATGATCTAAGATCTCCAATTACAACGGTAATCGGTATCTTACATTTGATCAAAAACGATTATGAACAATTGGATGATAGATCCTTATTGGAATGGGTTGATAGAGCAGAATATACTTCTTCTCAGTCTTTAGAGATGATAGCAACACTCTTGGATCTTAATAGACTTAAATCAGGTTCCTTTCCTTTAGACAATAGTTTGATCTATGTTTATCCAGAAGTAGAGGGTGTATTAGCAAAACTTCTTCCTCAAGCAGATGCGAAAAAGATCAGTATCATAAATAAAATCCCAGATGACGTAAAATTGAATGTGGACCGGGCCCTATTCGCTGAAATATTTATTAATCTAGTTTCCAATTCCATTAAGTTTTGCAGAGAGAATGATACAATCAGCATAGGATTTACTAATGAGAAGAATGATTCGGAATTTTTTGTAGAAGATACTGGGATCGGGATACCAAAAGATATGATCCCGAATCTATTTTTGACCGAGATCAAATCCACTCGGCTAGGAACTAAAAATGAATCTGGAACTGGTTTAGGTCTACCTTTGGTTTATAGTATTATAAAAGCGTATAACGGAAAAATTTCAGTAGAATCCGAAGAAAAAAAAGGGAGCAAATTCACATTCTGCATTCCTATAGTTTAA
- a CDS encoding RecQ family ATP-dependent DNA helicase, producing MPDLQELKKIFGVSEFRSSQEKIIRDVLEGKNCLVIMPTGMGKSLCYQLPALALEELTVVISPLIALMQDQVDKLKSLGIDAEFINSSISKEERNLRYENLKNGKYKILYVSPERFRKFHFLEIFKTRKVSLLVVDEAHCISQWGHDFRPDYTKISEFRKILKYPRIIALTATATKEIRKDIVKQIGLSESDIQVYNEGISRPNLYLEVRTFVDSVSKAKELISYLKNLKGNTIVYFNLIKNIESFSELLDIEKIRYRVYHGLLPSDKRRRIQNDFLNSKNTLLLATNAFGMGVDKANIRTIIHAELPSSLESYYQEIGRAGRDGNPSDCLLFYNQDDLSVLMDFIEWQNPDENFMIRVHRVFKSVGEKLSSLEYEELQAMVVHKNRGDHRLQTVLNLFERHGVTSGDLERKSLVLRGELPDVLTDPKILEERKKASLNRLYQMLMYLKSEKCRREFLYEYFGANFHSCENCDICSKT from the coding sequence ATGCCCGATCTACAAGAATTAAAAAAGATATTCGGAGTCTCCGAATTCAGATCCTCTCAAGAAAAAATTATTAGAGATGTCTTAGAAGGCAAAAACTGCCTAGTGATTATGCCTACTGGTATGGGCAAATCTTTATGTTACCAATTGCCTGCCTTGGCCTTGGAAGAATTGACTGTCGTAATTTCTCCATTGATTGCTCTTATGCAAGACCAAGTAGATAAATTAAAATCTTTGGGGATAGATGCTGAATTTATAAATTCTTCGATCTCAAAAGAAGAACGTAATCTTCGTTATGAAAACTTAAAGAATGGAAAATATAAGATCCTTTATGTTTCTCCAGAGAGATTCCGTAAATTTCACTTTTTAGAAATTTTCAAGACTAGAAAAGTTTCTTTATTGGTGGTAGACGAGGCTCATTGTATCAGCCAATGGGGACATGACTTCAGGCCAGATTATACTAAAATTTCAGAATTCAGAAAGATCTTAAAATATCCTAGGATTATTGCTTTGACCGCCACAGCGACAAAAGAAATCCGAAAAGATATAGTTAAACAGATTGGATTATCTGAATCAGACATTCAGGTTTATAACGAAGGAATTTCTAGACCGAATCTATATTTAGAAGTTAGAACTTTTGTAGATTCTGTTTCTAAGGCAAAGGAACTCATCTCATACCTGAAAAATTTGAAGGGAAATACGATCGTATACTTTAACCTGATCAAAAATATAGAAAGTTTTTCCGAACTTTTGGATATAGAGAAGATCCGGTATAGAGTGTATCACGGACTATTACCTTCTGATAAAAGAAGAAGGATCCAAAACGATTTTCTAAATTCAAAGAATACTTTGCTTTTAGCTACGAATGCATTTGGGATGGGAGTTGATAAGGCAAATATTCGCACAATCATTCATGCAGAACTACCTTCTTCTTTGGAATCTTATTACCAGGAGATAGGAAGAGCGGGACGAGATGGCAATCCTTCCGACTGTCTTTTATTTTATAACCAAGACGACTTATCTGTTCTTATGGATTTTATCGAATGGCAGAACCCAGACGAGAATTTTATGATCCGAGTACATCGTGTCTTTAAGTCTGTGGGAGAAAAACTTTCTTCTCTCGAATACGAAGAGCTCCAAGCAATGGTAGTGCATAAGAATAGAGGAGACCATCGTTTACAGACTGTTCTCAATCTTTTCGAAAGGCATGGAGTTACTTCAGGAGATCTGGAAAGAAAGTCTCTTGTTTTACGAGGAGAATTGCCAGACGTTTTAACAGACCCGAAAATTTTGGAAGAAAGAAAGAAGGCGAGTTTAAATCGTTTATATCAGATGCTTATGTATTTAAAATCTGAGAAATGTAGAAGGGAATTTTTATACGAATATTTCGGTGCTAATTTTCATTCTTGCGAAAATTGTGATATTTGTTCTAAAACTTAA
- a CDS encoding LA_2444/LA_4059 family outer membrane protein, giving the protein MDLFQKYKIFILLNLFLISSLQSSEEIPKNGIQEKKKQKFELLLKRQTYSFIPYNFTSYSEKTDPNVSIETNHLQQNQKVLVPAVFSYENYEKNYRAEISYYEVELVNPNSNVIRSNSGALSAERFYYSPLARSEFEANFYKIISPTQNWNLYLGGGLRNINKYTYGKYMLDGAFQEYFYTYGPQISIQSSYQFMENFSANISLDVFYTEGTRFFKTPMISTDTLVFTNGSAGTRGIFRGYESEISLQYKFHENMRFHLGYNQIYSYFSYLHFDQLNLSYNISSPSSFSISNGSRSGNYEILRGFFLGFSVFF; this is encoded by the coding sequence ATGGATCTTTTTCAAAAATATAAAATTTTTATTCTCTTAAATTTATTCTTAATTTCGAGTTTACAATCTTCGGAAGAAATTCCCAAGAATGGAATCCAAGAAAAGAAAAAACAAAAATTCGAATTATTATTAAAGAGGCAAACTTATAGTTTTATTCCCTATAATTTTACTTCTTATTCTGAAAAAACAGATCCGAATGTTTCCATAGAAACCAACCATTTGCAACAAAACCAAAAGGTATTGGTTCCTGCAGTTTTCAGTTATGAAAATTATGAGAAAAATTACAGGGCAGAGATATCTTATTATGAGGTAGAATTGGTAAATCCTAATTCCAATGTGATCCGATCCAATTCAGGGGCCTTATCCGCAGAAAGGTTTTATTATTCTCCTTTAGCAAGATCTGAGTTCGAAGCAAATTTTTATAAGATTATTTCCCCGACACAAAACTGGAATTTGTATTTAGGTGGAGGGCTTCGAAATATTAATAAATACACCTACGGCAAATACATGTTAGACGGTGCCTTTCAAGAATACTTTTATACATATGGGCCTCAGATCTCGATCCAATCTTCTTATCAATTTATGGAAAATTTTTCCGCAAATATAAGTTTGGATGTGTTTTATACAGAAGGGACCAGATTTTTTAAAACTCCAATGATTTCTACAGATACATTGGTATTTACGAATGGAAGTGCTGGAACCAGAGGAATTTTCAGGGGTTACGAGTCAGAAATTTCTCTCCAATACAAATTCCATGAGAATATGAGATTTCATTTGGGATATAACCAAATTTATTCCTATTTCAGCTATTTGCATTTTGATCAATTGAATCTGAGTTATAATATTTCTTCACCTTCTTCTTTCTCTATTAGTAATGGCTCCAGATCTGGAAACTATGAGATTTTAAGAGGATTCTTCTTAGGGTTTTCAGTCTTTTTTTAA
- a CDS encoding DUF2834 domain-containing protein — protein sequence MNLSTFKNLLIILGSVFTAGFLYLVLPPLSQNFDVIGAFLGGFVNPFSSAYALDIIFTWLVLAAWIIYDAKTKGIKNGWIALLLGVVPGVAVGAAYYIYLREKQSRN from the coding sequence ATGAATCTTTCAACATTTAAAAATCTTCTGATCATTCTAGGGTCTGTGTTTACCGCTGGCTTTCTATATTTGGTGCTCCCACCTTTATCACAAAACTTCGATGTGATCGGTGCATTTTTAGGAGGATTCGTAAATCCATTCTCCAGCGCTTATGCATTAGATATAATTTTTACCTGGCTCGTTCTCGCCGCTTGGATCATATACGATGCAAAAACAAAAGGGATCAAAAACGGATGGATCGCACTTTTACTCGGTGTGGTTCCTGGTGTAGCAGTTGGAGCTGCTTATTATATTTATCTAAGAGAAAAACAAAGTCGTAACTGA
- a CDS encoding ABC transporter ATP-binding protein, producing the protein MNSKSPIVSIQNLSKSYSNGFQALKNINLEIEKGEIIALLGPNGAGKTTLISIICGIVNPTSGSVSVGGYDIIKDYRKTRSMIGLVPQELTVHSFESVSTTVNFSRGLFGKSPNKEYIDELLKSLSLLEKKEQMIMTLSGGMKRRVLIAKALSHEPLVLFLDEPSAGVDVELRKDMWNVVRALRDKGVTIILTTHYIEEAEEIADRVGIMNKGELVLVEKKTELMHKLGKKQMILDLVSPLQSLPNNFNGYELELKNEGKQLLYTYDGQEKQTGIASFLEQLKKSGIEFRDLNTTQSSLEEIFVQLVKESK; encoded by the coding sequence ATGAACTCCAAGTCTCCCATTGTTTCTATCCAAAATCTCTCCAAATCCTATTCTAACGGATTCCAAGCCTTAAAAAACATAAACTTGGAAATTGAAAAAGGAGAGATCATCGCTCTTTTAGGTCCGAATGGCGCAGGAAAAACCACGCTGATCTCGATTATCTGCGGGATAGTCAATCCGACCTCCGGTTCCGTTTCTGTAGGTGGTTACGATATCATCAAAGATTATAGAAAAACCAGATCTATGATCGGCCTTGTTCCACAAGAGCTTACAGTTCATTCATTCGAATCGGTTTCGACCACTGTAAATTTTAGTAGAGGCCTATTCGGAAAATCACCTAACAAAGAGTATATTGATGAACTTCTGAAATCCCTCTCCCTTTTGGAGAAAAAAGAGCAGATGATCATGACTTTATCCGGCGGGATGAAAAGAAGGGTGCTGATCGCAAAAGCATTATCTCATGAACCATTAGTTCTGTTTTTAGATGAACCGAGTGCCGGCGTGGATGTAGAACTCAGAAAAGATATGTGGAATGTAGTGAGAGCCCTTAGAGACAAGGGTGTTACTATTATTCTCACTACACATTATATTGAAGAAGCAGAAGAGATCGCAGACAGAGTCGGCATCATGAACAAAGGTGAATTGGTACTTGTCGAAAAGAAAACCGAACTCATGCATAAGTTAGGAAAAAAACAGATGATATTGGATCTTGTTTCTCCACTCCAAAGTCTGCCTAATAATTTTAACGGTTATGAACTGGAATTAAAGAACGAAGGAAAACAATTGTTATACACCTACGATGGCCAGGAAAAACAAACCGGTATCGCAAGCTTCTTGGAACAATTGAAAAAATCAGGAATTGAATTCAGAGATCTGAATACCACCCAAAGCAGTTTGGAAGAAATTTTCGTACAATTAGTGAAGGAATCCAAATGA
- a CDS encoding ABC transporter permease: MNLNAIKAIYFFEMARTRRTLMQSIASPVLSTSLYFIVFGSAIGSRIQEVNGVSYGSFIVPGLVMLSLLTESISNASFGIYFPKFTGTIYEILSAPVSSMEAVIGFVGAAATKSLILGSIMLATASLFVEIKIAHPFLMVFFLILTCVSFSLFGFIIGIWADNFEKLQVIPMLVITPLVFLGGSFYSASMLPPFWQTVTLFNPILYLVSGFRWSFYEIGDVSLEISLAMISLFLISCLCVVAWMFKTGYHIKK; encoded by the coding sequence ATGAATCTGAACGCAATCAAGGCCATCTATTTTTTCGAAATGGCAAGAACAAGAAGGACATTGATGCAAAGTATTGCCTCACCAGTTCTTTCTACTTCTTTGTATTTTATCGTTTTCGGTTCTGCGATAGGATCCAGGATACAAGAAGTAAATGGAGTATCTTACGGTTCTTTTATTGTGCCTGGACTTGTTATGCTGTCTCTATTGACTGAAAGTATTTCTAACGCATCCTTCGGGATCTATTTCCCTAAATTTACAGGAACAATTTACGAAATTTTATCTGCCCCTGTTTCCAGCATGGAAGCAGTGATCGGTTTCGTAGGAGCAGCTGCAACCAAGTCTTTGATCTTAGGTTCCATTATGCTTGCTACAGCTTCCTTGTTTGTAGAAATTAAGATCGCTCATCCATTCTTAATGGTGTTCTTCTTGATATTAACTTGTGTTTCTTTTAGTCTATTCGGGTTTATCATAGGAATTTGGGCGGACAATTTCGAAAAACTACAAGTGATCCCAATGCTTGTAATCACTCCTTTGGTTTTTTTGGGGGGAAGTTTTTATTCTGCAAGTATGCTCCCTCCATTTTGGCAAACAGTGACTCTATTTAACCCGATCTTATATCTGGTGAGTGGATTCAGATGGAGTTTTTACGAGATCGGAGATGTAAGTCTTGAGATAAGTTTAGCTATGATATCGCTCTTCTTGATTTCTTGTCTATGCGTTGTCGCTTGGATGTTCAAGACAGGATATCATATTAAGAAATAA